A genomic segment from Salvia splendens isolate huo1 chromosome 13, SspV2, whole genome shotgun sequence encodes:
- the LOC121762171 gene encoding probable methyltransferase PMT11 produces MKGITANGGGGISDLCKSAALIRISVFLLISVVFFYVGKHFSDGSAQQLLFFTPQQDSGSAAVGLSPNLGKAFDVSSVVNVTASSPPPENIQIEPQQAAAAPPPPPPPPPAVERMGVVDENGKMTDDFEVGEYDTELVENWSKTNESEGLESDGKGDRVRVRVKKFPLCAASMREYIPCLDNEEAIKQLDSTEKGERFERHCPEEGKGLNCIVPAPKGYRTPIPWPRSRDEVWFSNVPHARLAEDKGGQNWIAIDKDKFKFPGGGTQFIHGADQYLDQFEKMLPEIAFGRHTRVALDVGCGVASFGAYLLSRNVLTLSVAPKDVHENQIQFALERGVPAMVAAFATRRLLYPSQAFDLIHCSRCRINWTRDDGILLLEINRMLRAGGYFAWAAQPVYKHEAALEEQWEEMVNLTTRLCWTLVKKEGYIAIWQKPLNNSCYLSREEGTLPPLCAPDDDPDKVWYVDLKACISRLPEEGYGSNITAWPERLQTPPDRLQSVQIDAYISRKELFRAESRYWKEIIEGYVRALHWGKFKLRNVLDMRAGFGGFAAALIENKLDCWVLNVIPVSGPNTLPVIYDRGLIGVMHDWCEPFDTYPRTYDLIHAAGLFSVERKRCNVSTIMLEMDRILRPGGHVYIRDSLGIMDELQETGKALGWHVSMRDTSEGPHASYRILTCDKRLLRA; encoded by the exons ATGAAGGGGATTACTGCCAACGGCGGCGGCGGAATTTCCGATCTCTGCAAATCCGCCGCGCTGATCCGAATCTCAGTTTTTCTACTGATTTCAGTCGTCTTCTTCTACGTAGGCAAGCATTTCTCCGACGGTTCAGCGCAGCAGCTCCTTTTCTTCACCCCTCAGCAGGATTCAGGCTCCGCCGCCGTCGGTCTCTCTCCCAACCTCGGCAAAGCCTTCGATGTATCTTCAGTTGTGAACGTGACCGCCTCATCGCCGCCGCCGGAGAATATCCAGATTGAGCCGCAGCAAGCGGCCgcggctcctcctcctccgccgccgcctccgccggcGGTGGAGAGGATGGGGGTGGTGGATGAGAATGGGAAGATGACGGATGATTTTGAGGTGGGGGAGTATGACACGGAATTGGTGGAGAATTGGTCGAAGACGAATGAGAGTGAGGGTTTGGAGAGCGATGGGAAGGGggatagggttagggttagggtgaAGAAGTTCCCTTTGTGTGCGGCGAGTATGAGGGAGTATATACCTTGTTTGGACAATGAGGAGGCGATTAAGCAGCTGGATTCGACGGAGAAAGGGGAGAGATTTGAGCGGCATTGCCCTGAAGAGGGGAAGGGCTTGAATTGTATTGTCCCTGCTCCTAAAGGTTACAGAACTCCGATCCCATGGCCAAGAAGCCGAGATGAG GTTTGGTTTAGCAATGTTCCACATGCTCGTTTAGCCGAGGATAAAGGAGGCCAAAACTGGATCGCCATTGACAAGGACAAATTTAAGTTTCCTGGAGGTGGGACGCAGTTCATTCACGGAGCTGATCAATATTTGGATCAATTCGAAAAG atgctCCCTGAAATCGCATTTGGTCGACATACTCGGGTTGCTCTGGATGTTGGTTGTGGTGTTGCGAGCTTTGGTGCTTATTTACTTTCAAGGAATGTTCTCACCCTCTCAGTGGCCCCAAAAGATGTCCATGAGAACCAGATACAATTTGCACTTGAACGTGGGGTGCCTGCAATGGTTGCAGCATTTGCAACAAGGCGTTTGCTTTATCCAAGTCAAGCATTTGATCTGATACATTGTTCAAGATGTAGAATCAACTGGACTCGAGATG ATGGGATTCTGCTACTTGAGATCAATAGAATGCTCCGAGCAGGTGGTTATTTTGCTTGGGCCGCGCAGCCTGTTTATAAACATGAAGCAGCCCTTGAAGAACAATGGGAAG AGATGGTTAATCTTACAACTCGACTTTGTTGGACACTTGTGAAGAAGGAGGGTTACATTGCAATATGGCAGAAACCATTAAATAACAGCTGCTATTTGAGCCGCGAAGAAGGAACACTGCCACCATTGTGTGCTCCTGATGACGATCCTGACAAAGTTTG GTACGTTGATTTGAAGGCATGCATATCACGTTTACCTGAGGAAGGATATGGGTCAAACATCACAGCCTGGCCGGAACGCTTACAGACTCCCCCAGATAGGCTTCAGAGTGTACAAATTGATGCTTACATATCCAGGAAAGAACTTTTCAGGGCAGAATCAAGATattggaaagaaataattgagGGTTATGTACGTGCTTTGCATTGGGGCAAGTTCAAACTTAGGAATGTACTCGACATGAGGGCCGGCTTCGGAGG TTTCGCAGCAGCACTGATCGAAAACAAACTGGATTGCTGGGTGCTCAATGTTATTCCTGTTAGTGGACCTAATACATTGCCCGTCATATATGACCGTGGTCTTATTGGAGTTATGCATGACTG GTGCGAACCATTTGACACATACCCAAGAACCTACGACTTAATCCACGCCGCTGGACTTTTCTCAGTTGAACGAAAAAG ATGCAATGTCTCAACCATCATGCTTGAGATGGACCGAATTCTGAGGCCTGGTGGGCACGTGTACATTCGCGATTCCCTCGGTATTATGGATGAACTTCAAGAGACCGGAAAAGCTCTGGGTTGGCACGTATCAATGAGGGACACCTCCGAAGGGCCTCACGCCAGTTATAGGATCTTGACGTGTGATAAGCGCCTCCTACGCGCCTGA
- the LOC121761171 gene encoding probable phosphoribosylformylglycinamidine synthase, chloroplastic/mitochondrial: MAAAFEITAAGFAQGAYRQKLVLPKHSFRQANCLLWGRFPGKQPPSVRISRVSRQVKVKAVVSRDVDNSVSAELEKVQRVAAKVVHFYRVPLLQDNEAAELLKLIQTKVSNQIVGLKTEQCYNIGVDGDLPSDKNSVLRWLLGETYEPDNLGTESFLDEETGTNASAVIVEVGPRLSFTTAWSSNAVSICRACGLTEISRLERSRRYLLYLAPGASLVESQINEVAALVHDRMTECIYDQKLTSFERGVAPEEIRYIPVMEKGRKALEEINEEMGLAFDEQDLQYYTKLFMDDIKRNPTNVELFDIAQSNSEHSRHWFFTGKIVIDGQPVDRTLMQIVKSTLKANPNNSVIGFKDNSSAIRGFPVNQLRPIHPGLTCPLDMSARDLDILFTAETHNFPCAVAPYPGAETGAGGRIRDTHATGRGSYVVASTAGYCVGNLNIEGSYAPWEDSSFTYPSNLASPLKILIDASNGASDYGNKFGEPLIQGYTRTFGMRLPNGERREWLKPIMFSAGIGQIDHRHITKGEPEIGMLVVKIGGPAYRIGMGGGAASSMVSGQNDAELDFNAVQRGDAEMAQKLYRVVRACIEMGEDNPIISIHDQGAGGNCNVVKEIIYPKGATIDIRAVVVGDYTMSVLEIWGAEYQEQDAILVNPESRDLLQSICKRERVSMAVLGSISGEGRITLVDGLAMEKCNSNGLPPPPPTVDLELEKVLGDMPQKTFEFHRVANALEPLDIAPGIAVMDSLKRVLRLPSIASKRFLTTKVDRCVTGLVAQQQTVGPLQITLSDVAVISQSYTGITGGACSIGEQPIKGLLNPGAMARLAVGEALTNLVWAKVTSLADVKASGNWMYAAKLDGEGAAMYDAAIALEEAMIELGIAIDGGKDSLSMAAHSSEEVVKAPGNLVISTYVTCPDITKTVTPDLKLGDDGLLLHIDLAKGKRRLGGSALAQVYGQVGDECPDLDDVSYLKSVFNAVQNLIEEGLISAGHDISDGGLLVSVLEMAFAGNCGIHLDLTTPESCSVLETLFAEELGVIIEVSKTSVGVATEKLVGAGVSSVIIGEVTSSPIVELKIDGISQLTEKTSELRDLWEETSFELEKLQRLASCVELEKEGLKSRHEPSWRLSFTPSSTDEKYMNATSKPKVAIIREEGSNGDREMSAAFHASGFEPWDVTMSDLLNGGISLNDFRGIAFVGGFSYADVLDSAKGWAASIRFNKPLLAQFQEFYERPDTFSLGVCNGCQLMALLGWVPGPKVGGVLGENGDPSQPRFIHNESGRFECRFSSVKIENSPALMFKGMEGSTLGVWAAHGEGRAYFPDDDVFNNVLESSLVPVKYCDDNGKSTEVYPFNVNGSPLGVAAICSPDGRHLAMMPHPERCFLMWQYPWYPKSWNVDKKGPSPWLRMFQNAREWCS; this comes from the exons ATGGCTGCCGCTTTTgaaatcacagcagccggattTGCACAA GGTGCGTACAGGCAGAAACTGGTTTTGCCTAAACATTCCTTTAGGCAAGCAAACTGCTTACTCTGGGGAAGGTTTCCGGGAAAGCAGCCTCCTTCTGTCAGAATTTCTCGTGTGTCAAGGCAAGTGAAGGTCAAAGCAGTGGTCTCAAGGGACGTAGACAATTCAGTGAGCGCAGAACTGGAAAAGGTTCAGAGGGTTGCTGCGAAGGTTGTGCATTTCTACCGAGTTCCTTTACTACAGGATAATGAGGCTGCTGAGCTTCTGAAACTGATTCAGACGAAAGTTTCGAACCAAATTGTAGGGCTGAAAACAGAGCAGTGTTATAATATTGGTGTAGACGGAGATCTTCCAAGTGACAAGAATTCGGTTCTGAGATGGCTTTTGGGGGAAACCTATGAGCCTGATAATTTGGGGACTGAGAGTTTTCTTGATGAAGAGACGGGAACAAATGCAAGTGCTGTTATTGTAGAAGTTGGCCCTCGGTTGTCCTTCACCACTGCATGGTCTTCCAATGCCGTTTCAATTTGCCGAGCTTGCGGTTTGACAGAAATAAGCAGATTGGAGAGATCAAGGAGATACTTGTTGTACCTCGCCCCTGGTGCCTCGTTGGTAGAGAGTCAGATTAATGAAGTTGCTGCATTGGTGCATGACAGGATGACGGAGTGTATTTATGATCAAAAGCTCACATCTTTTGAAAGAGGTGTGGCTCCTGAGGAAATCCGTTATATACCTGTGATGGAGAAGGGGCGGAAGGCATTGgaggaaataaatgaagaaatGGGTTTGGCCTTTGATGAGCAAGATTTGCAGTATTACACCAAGCTCTTCATGGATGACATCAAGCGAAATCCGACGAATGTTGAGTTATTTGATATTGCTCAGTCTAACAGTGAACATAGCAGGCATTGGTTCTTTACTGGAAAGATTGTTATAGATGGGCAACCAGTGGATAGGACTCTTATGCAAATTGTTAAGAGCACTTTGAAAGCGAACCCGAACAATTCAGTTATTGGCTTCAAGGACAACTCCAGTGCAATCAGAGGGTTTCCTGTGAATCAGTTGCGGCCAATCCACCCAGGTTTGACATGCCCGCTGGACATGAGTGCTCGCGACCTTGATATCCTGTTTACTGCTGAGACCCACAACTTCCCATGTGCCGTGGCTCCTTACCCtggtgccgagacaggtgctgGAGGCAGGATTAGAGATACACATGCAACTGGGAGGGGCTCATATGTTGTGGCATCTACAGCTGGTTACTGTGTTGGGAATCTGAATATTGAAGGCTCATATGCTCCATGGGAGGATTCATCATTCACATATCCATCAAACTTGGCTTCCCCGCTGAAGATTCTCATTGATGCCAGTAATGGTGCTTCGGATTATGGAAACAAATTTGGTGAACCATTGATTCAGGGTTATACCAGGACTTTTGGAATGAGGCTGCCAAATGGGGAAAGACGAGAATGGTTGAAGCCCATAATGTTCAGTGCAGGCATTGGGCAGATTGATCACAGACACATCACCAAGGGGGAGCCTGAAATCGGTATGCTAGTTGTCAAGATTGGAGGGCCAGCCTACCGTATTGGAATGGGAGGTGGTGCTGCATCCAGCATGGTTAGTGGCCAAAATGATGCTGAGCTGGATTTCAATGCTGTGCAACGTGGAGATGCAGAGATGGCACAAAAGTTATATCGAGTTGTCCGTGCTTGTATTGAGATGGGAGAGGACAATCCTATCATTAGCATTCATGATCAGGGTGCCGGGGGAAATTGTAATGTCGTCAAAGAAATTATATATCCAAAGGGTGCTACCATCGATATCAGGGCAGTGGTAGTAGGTGATTACACTATGTCAGTTTTGGAGATATGGGGTGCTGAGTACCAGGAGCAAGATGCTATTTTGGTGAATCCTGAGAGCCGCGACCTTTTACAGTCTATATGTAAAAGAGAGAGAGTATCAATGGCAGTCCTTGGATCAATTAGTGGTGAAGGGCGGATCACCCTTGTGGATGGTTTAGCTATGGAAAAATGCAACTCAAATGGACTACCTCCTCCACCCCCTACTGTGGATCTTGAGCTCGAGAAGGTGCTTGGTGACATGCCCCAGAAAACTTTTGAATTTCACCGAGTCGCTAATGCTCTTGAGCCACTTGATATTGCTCCAGGGATAGCTGTTATGGATTCTTTGAAAAGGGTATTAAGGCTTCCTTCTATTGCTTCGAAACGATTCTTGACTACCAAAGTTGATAGGTGTGTGACAGGCCTTGTTGCACAGCAGCAAACTGTGGGTCCACTTCAGATTACACTTTCTGATGTTGCAGTAATTTCTCAGAGTTATACTGGCATTACAGGAGGTGCTTGTTCAATTGGGGAGCAGCCAATCAAAGGTCTTCTTAATCCAGGAGCTATGGCAAGGCTAGCCGTTGGAGAAGCTTTGACAAATCTTGTTTGGGCTAAGGTCACTTCTCTCGCTGATGTGAAGGCGAGTGGCAATTGGATGTATGCAGCTAAGTTGGATGGTGAAGGGGCAGCCATGTATGATGCTGCCATAGCTCTTGAAGAAGCAATGATCGAACTTGGCATTGCTATTGATGGTGGAAAGGATAGTCTTTCTATGGCAGCCCATTCATCTGAAGAAGTTGTTAAGGCTCCTGGAAATCTAGTTATCAGTACGTATGTCACTTGTCCAGACATAACTAAAACTGTGACACCGGATTTGAAGCTTGGTGATGATGGTCTTCTCCTCCACATTGATTTGGCAAAAGGAAAGCGGCGCCTCGGTGGGTCAGCTCTGGCACAAGTATATGGTCAAGTTGGGGATGAGTGCCCCGATCTTGATGATGTCTCTTACCTCAAAAGTGTGTTCAATGCAGTGCAAAACTTGATTGAGGAAGGCTTGATTTCAGCTGGTCATGATATCAGTGATGGTGGATTGCTAGTAAGTGTTCTTGAGATGGCATTTGCTGGGAACTGTGGCATTCACTTGGATTTGACTACTCCTGAGAGTTGTAGTGTATTAGAAACACTCTTCGCCGAAGAGCTTGGCGTTATAATTGAGGTCAGCAAAACAAGTGTAGGTGTGGCGACGGAAAAACTTGTGGGTGCTGGAGTATCTTCTGTGATCATTGGTGAAGTCACATCCTCACCCATAGTTGAGCTAAAGATTGATGGTATCTCTCAGTTGACTGAAAAAACGTCCGAGCTTCGGGACTTGTGGGAAGAAACCAGCTTCGAGTTGGAAAAATTGCAAAGATTGGCATCTTGTGTGGAACTTGAGAAAGAAGGCCTCAAAAGTCGTCATGAGCCTTCATGGCGTCTGTCCTTCACTCCATCATCTACTGATGAGAAATACATGAATGCTACTTCAAAACCAAAGGTAGCTATCATTCGTGAAGAAGGGAGCAATGGTGACAGAGAAATGTCTGCTGCTTTCCATGCCTCAGGTTTTGAACCTTGGGATGTCACTATGTCTGACCTTCTTAATGGAGGCATCTCACTTAATGACTTCCGAGGTATTGCCTTTGTTGGAGGATTTAGCTACGCCGATGTACTAGATTCGGCAAAAGGTTGGGCAGCTTCTATAAGATTCAACAAGCCTCTACTTGCTCAATTTCAAGAATTCTATGAGCGGCCAGACACTTTCAGTTTAGGAGTTTGCAATGGGTGTCAGCTCATGGCTCTTTTAGGTTGGGTTCCAGGGCCCAAAGTTGGAGGTGTTCTTGGGGAGAATGGGGATCCATCACAACCGAGGTTCATACACAATGAATCAGGACGGTTTGAATGTCGTTTCTCAAGTGTGAAGATTGAGAATTCACCAGCTTTGATGTTCAAAGGAATGGAGGGCAGTACACTAGGTGTGTGGGCTGCTCATGGGGAGGGAAGAGCTTATTTCCCGGATGATGACGTTTTTAACAATGTACTGGAGTCAAGCTTGGTCCCGGTGAAATATTGTGACGACAATGGGAAGTCCACAGAAGTGTATCCTTTCAACGTGAATGGTTCTCCTTTAGGCGTGGCAGCAATTTGTTCCCCAGATGGTAGGCATCTTGCAATGATGCCTCATCCAGAACGCTGCTTCTTGATGTGGCAGTATCCTTGGTATCCCAAGAGCTGGAATGTGGACAAGAAAGGCCCAAGCCCGTGGCTACGCATGTTCCAGAATGCCCGGGAGTGGTGTTCATGA
- the LOC121762292 gene encoding protein phosphatase 2C 37-like — translation MAGMCCEVNLAETETTAPVQPTSRSARRRGMEIHQFKFDSAVAPPLSGAGKRKRQKFDAVVPVLPPREFEIRSDQLAGEAEPEAKQLRVSVKPSSAAIETEVAPDYPKFGMTSVCGRRRDMEDAVAIHPSFGGPNPNFPDGMHFFGVYDGHGCSHVATTCRDRMHEIVKEELETAGSSSWERTMCESFLKMDKEVGSCSSGRDGACCVSACRCELQTPQCDAVGSTAVVAVVTPDKIVVSNCGDSRAVLCRNGVAIPLSVDHKPDRPDELNRIQEAGGRVIFWDGPRVLGVLAMSRAIGDNYLKPFVISEPEVTITERTAEDECLILASDGLWDVVSNETACGVARMCLQSRKPPSPPRSPGSDMTVTAAGESSDKGCSDASILLTKLALARHSTDNVSVVVVDLRKSC, via the exons ATGGCTGGTATGTGCTGTGAAGTGAATTTAGCTGAGACGGAGACGACCGCCCCGGTGCAGCCGACCTCGAGGTCTGCGAGGCGGAGGGGGATGGAAATCCATCAATTTAAGTTCGATTCCGCGGTGGCGCCGCCGCTCTCTGGCGCTGGAAAGAGGAAGCGTCAGAAATTCGATGCTGTTGTTCCGGTTTTGCCACCTAGAGAGTTTGAGATTCGGAGTGATCAGCTCGCCGGCGAAGCGGAGCCGGAGGCGAAGCAGCTGCGTGTATCGGTGAAGCCTTCGTCGGCGGCGATTGAGACGGAGGTGGCTCCGGATTATCCGAAGTTCGGGATGACGTCCGTTTGTGGACGGAGACGAGATATGGAAGACGCTGTTGCGATTCATCCCTCTTTTGGCGGTCCAAATCCTAATTTCCCCGACGGAATGCATTTCTTCGGCGTCTACGACGGCCACGGCTGCTCGCAT GTGGCGACAACGTGCCGAGATCGGATGCACGAGATCGTGAAGGAGGAGCTCGAAACCGCAGGCTCGTCGTCGTGGGAGCGAACCATGTGCGAAAGCTTCTTAAAAATGGATAAGGAAGTCGGCAGCTGCAGCAGCGGCCGAGACGGCGCCTGCTGCGTCTCTGCCTGCCGCTGCGAGCTCCAAACTCCGCAGTGCGACGCCGTCGGATCCACCGCCGTCGTCGCTGTCGTCACTCCGGATAAGATCGTCGTTTCGAACTGCGGCGACTCCCGCGCCGTGCTCTGCCGCAACGGCGTCGCGATTCCTCTCTCCGTCGATCATAAG CCGGATCGGCCAGATGAACTGAACCGGATCCAGGAAGCCGGCGGCCGCGTCATTTTCTGGGATGGACCTCGAGTTCTCGGAGTTTTAGCCATGTCTCGCGCAATCG GTGATAATTATCTGAAGCCGTTCGTGATATCGGAGCCGGAGGTGACGATCACGGAGAGGACGGCGGAGGACGAGTGCCTGATTCTGGCGAGTGACGGGCTGTGGGACGTGGTGTCGAACGAGACGGCGTGCGGGGTGGCGCGTATGTGCCTCCAGTCGCGgaagccgccttcgccgccgaGGTCGCCGGGGAGTGACATGACCGTTACGGCGGCGGGGGAGAGCTCCGACAAAGGTTGCTCCGACGCGTCAATTCTGTTGACGAAACTAGCCCTGGCCCGTCACAGCACTGATAACGTGAGCGTGGTGGTGGTGGACTTGAGGAAAAGCTGTTGA